In Vitis vinifera cultivar Pinot Noir 40024 chromosome 17, ASM3070453v1, one genomic interval encodes:
- the LOC100250205 gene encoding cysteine-rich receptor-like protein kinase 1, whose protein sequence is MHFSIRIPQCKVWISLVYSMLLFSLSLSDPRISQAGLLCGDTKSAPSIYIPNFIQVMEAIAKSMVQQGWGYANITKSPVIFGLSQCYSDLSKDDCLSCFAESRTKLPRCLPAIAARIYLDGCFLRYDNYSFFNESIDPNHDMVRCSEPSGVLKDNYTRSEFSKKVDEVINNVTKTAVQKQGFAVAGMKGGAVVAYALAQCWKTVDQKGCRDCLVNAESAVRRCLPGSEGRALNAGCYLRYSTEKFYNDGTAKKSGKGLSDTGMIIAFILSVLAVCLLAFLGAFVGYILLSKRKRNNNNALARIPTCINRSDLNFKYETLERATNFFDSSRKLGQGGAGSVFKGTLPDGRTVAVKRLFFNTRQWVDEFFNEVNLISRIQHKNLVGLLGCSIEGPESLLVYEYVPNKSVDQILFGKDGTQGLSWQQRFEIIVGTAEGLAYLHGGSEVKIIHRDIKGSNILLDENLNPKIADFGLARCVAPDKSHVSTGIAGTLGYMAPEYLVRGQLSEKADVYAYGVLILEIVCGRKNCIFVQGSDSVLQTVWKHYKSNSVVRSVDPSLKGDFPLNEARNVVQIGLLCTQASFALRPSMSQVVQMLTDQNSVIPEPMQPPFLNASVLDPSNSLKNSITRNLTPSFHTATEPPSTHSSNSSAMASQESYTPSAMDVSGPR, encoded by the exons ATGCATTTCTCAATCAGAATTCCTCAGTGTAAGGTATGGATCTCCCTTGTGTATTCAATGTTGTTGTTCTCTCTGTCCCTCTCCGATCCTCGAATCTCCCAAGCAGGCCTACTTTGTGGAGACACAAAGTCGGCCCCATCCATCTACATCCCAAATTTCATTCAAGTCATGGAAGCTATCGCCAAAAGTATGGTGCAACAAGGCTGGGGATATGCCAACATCACAAAAAGTCCTGTGATTTTCGGGTTATCCCAATGCTACAGTGATCTCTCAAAGGATGATTGCCTCTCCTGCTTTGCTGAGAGCCGCACCAAGCTCCCCAGATGCCTTCCTGCCATTGCAGCTCGAATATATCTTGATGGTTGCTTCCTTCGCTATGACAATTACAGCTTCTTCAACGAGAGCATTGACCCGAATCATGATATGGTTAGGTGCAGTGAGCCAAGTGGCGTTCTCAAGGATAATTACACGAGATCGGAGTTCTCGAAGAAAGTTGATGAAGTGATCAATAACGTAACTAAAACAGCTGTGCAGAAGCAGGGTTTTGCGGTGGCAGGGATGAAAGGAGGAGCGGTTGTGGCCTATGCATTGGCACAGTGTTGGAAGACAGTTGATCAGAAGGGGTGTAGAGATTGCTTGGTGAATGCTGAGTCTGCAGTGAGAAGGTGTCTGCCTGGTTCCGAGGGGAGGGCTCTGAATGCTGGCTGTTATTTGAGGTATTCTACTGAGAAATTTTACAATGACGGCACAGCAAAAAAGAGTGGTAAAG GATTGTCTGACACTGGGATGATCATCGCATTCATTTTATCAGTACTCGCGGTTTGCTTGCTCGCTTTCCTTGGTGCTTTTGTTGGCTACATACTCTtatcaaagagaaaaagaa ACAACAATAATGCTCTTGCTCGGATTCCAACATGTATAAACAGGTCTGACCTGAATTTCAAGTATGAAACACTTGAGAGGGCAACTAATTTTTTTGATTCTTCAAGGAAGTTAGGCCAAGGGGGAGCAGGATCTGTATTCAAGGGGACTCTCCCTGATGGGAGAACTGTTGCTGTAAAGAGATTGTTCTTCAATACGCGTCAATGGGTGGATGAGTTCTTCAATGAAGTGAACTTGATCAGCAGAATTCAACACAAGAACCTTGTGGGACTTCTGGGTTGCAGTATAGAAGGTCCAGAGAGCCTTCTAGTTTATGAATATGTACCCAACAAGAGTGTTGATCAAATCCTTTTTG GTAAAGACGGCACCCAAGGTCTAAGCTGGCAGCAGCGGTTTGAGATCATCGTCGGAACAGCTGAGGGGCTTGCGTATCTTCATGGAGGTTCTGAAGTGAAGATTATTCACAGAGACATAAAAGGCAGCAACATACTGCTTGATGAGAATCTTAATCCAAAGATTGCTGATTTTGGACTTGCAAGATGTGTGGCTCCTGATAAATCTCATGTTAGCACTGGAATTGCTGGGACACT GGGGTATATGGCACCTGAATATCTTGTTCGTGGGCAGTTATCAGAGAAAGCAGACGTTTATGCCTATGGTGTGCTGATTCTTGAGATTGTATGTGGTAGGAAGAACTGTATTTTTGTGCAGGGGTCAGACTCAGTTCTGCAAACA GTTTGGAAGCATTATAAATCAAATAGCGTTGTCCGATCTGTGGATCCCTCCTTGAAAGGTGATTTTCCACTGAATGAGGCAAGAAATGTGGTTCAGATTGGGCTGCTGTGCACGCAAGCTTCCTTTGCATTAAGGCCATCCATGTCCCAAGTAGTTCAGATGCTAACCGATCAAAACAGTGTGATTCCTGAACCTATGCAGCCTCCATTCCTGAATGCCAGTGTTCTAGACCCGAGCAATTCCCTCAAAAATTCTATTACCAGAAACTTGACTCCATCTTTTCACACAGCAACTGAACCACCATCCACTCATTCAAGCAATTCCTCTGCTATGGCTAGCCAGGAATCATACACTCCTTCAGCAATGGATGTATCAGGACCAAGGTAG